In the Victivallis sp. Marseille-Q1083 genome, one interval contains:
- a CDS encoding lytic transglycosylase domain-containing protein: MRIGVRQRRRSGKRRFGCLFYLLMLTLLGGMGVAGWLVARDLLDYWVDDDRFDSYIQAAAAKYAVDSRLIKAVIFEESRFDPAAVGSSGEIGLMQVLPSGAVADWAEEQRQAPPSTVMLFSPELNIEIGSWYLGKALRRWQQYEHGTELALCQYNAGGSRAENWKPPTPDGEVLDRIDFKSTRRYVENIMARYRDYCEEAEQ, translated from the coding sequence ATGAGGATCGGCGTCCGTCAGCGCCGCCGGTCCGGCAAACGGCGGTTCGGCTGCCTTTTTTATCTGCTTATGCTGACGTTGCTGGGCGGAATGGGCGTGGCCGGCTGGCTGGTCGCTCGTGATCTGCTGGATTATTGGGTGGATGACGACCGTTTCGATTCTTATATTCAGGCCGCCGCCGCCAAATACGCGGTGGACAGCCGGTTGATCAAAGCGGTGATCTTCGAAGAGAGCCGTTTCGATCCGGCGGCGGTCGGCAGTTCTGGGGAAATCGGTTTGATGCAGGTGTTGCCGTCCGGCGCCGTGGCGGACTGGGCGGAGGAGCAGCGCCAGGCGCCGCCTTCGACGGTGATGCTGTTTTCGCCGGAGTTGAATATCGAGATCGGCAGTTGGTATTTGGGAAAAGCGTTGCGGCGCTGGCAGCAGTATGAACACGGCACCGAACTGGCGCTTTGTCAGTACAATGCCGGCGGCTCGCGGGCCGAGAACTGGAAGCCGCCGACGCCGGATGGCGAGGTGTTGGACCGGATTGATTTTAAAAGTACGCGGCGATATGTGGAAAACATCATGGCGCGTTATCGGGATTATTGTGAAGAAGCCGAGCAATGA
- a CDS encoding DUF3047 domain-containing protein yields the protein MKGGKIWPGLLTAALAFTGVLAAESAAWRENFADTEKKDGRLEAVGWKLDATKFGVPKTKFYVEPEESAEDKQVLVIDSEKATGCILYDLSDKVDLQKTPIMRWRWRVKTLPDGADGRDEDKDDQAVAIYIGTNALLGKRSIAYRWETDTPKDYAGEVKYAGGLMRVKYFVVENKETPAGEWVTEERNVAEDFKAAYGSVPKKFAISVCGNSQYTKTDTRAEIDYIEFVAKSDQK from the coding sequence ATGAAAGGCGGAAAGATTTGGCCGGGGCTGCTGACGGCGGCGTTGGCGTTTACCGGTGTTCTGGCGGCGGAAAGCGCCGCCTGGCGGGAGAATTTTGCCGATACCGAGAAAAAAGACGGCCGGCTCGAAGCGGTAGGCTGGAAACTGGATGCGACGAAGTTCGGCGTGCCGAAGACCAAATTTTACGTCGAGCCGGAGGAGAGCGCCGAGGACAAGCAGGTTCTGGTCATCGACAGTGAAAAGGCGACCGGCTGCATTTTGTATGATTTGTCCGACAAGGTCGATTTGCAGAAGACGCCGATCATGCGCTGGCGCTGGCGGGTCAAGACGCTGCCGGACGGCGCGGACGGCCGGGACGAGGACAAGGATGACCAGGCGGTGGCGATCTATATCGGAACCAATGCCCTGCTCGGCAAACGCAGCATCGCTTACCGCTGGGAAACCGATACGCCGAAGGATTATGCCGGGGAAGTCAAATATGCCGGCGGTTTGATGCGGGTCAAATATTTCGTCGTGGAAAATAAGGAGACGCCGGCGGGGGAATGGGTGACTGAAGAGCGCAACGTGGCGGAGGATTTCAAGGCTGCTTACGGGTCGGTGCCGAAGAAGTTTGCGATCAGCGTTTGCGGCAACAGCCAGTATACGAAGACGGATACCAGAGCCGAGATTGATTATATCGAATTTGTGGCGAAATCGGACCAGAAATGA
- a CDS encoding chromate transporter: MDDGEMTEGAASGAAPAAELSRLGKLWTLFFVFAKIATFVIGGGYAILPVAEREFAEKRGWIKDEELLDMLAIVQTVPGIIAGNTAIYIGYRVAGFWGALCSLIGIALPSVVIITLIAAFFSRTPMDNVWLQGAFIGVRAAICGLMLATAWKMWGKVMDGVVPYLLGLGGAAGIVMFSWNPALVIVAAALVGAAYYPACWYWTARRRAAGNGGE; the protein is encoded by the coding sequence ATGGACGACGGTGAAATGACGGAAGGGGCGGCGTCCGGCGCGGCTCCGGCGGCGGAATTGAGCCGGTTGGGCAAGCTGTGGACGCTGTTTTTCGTTTTTGCGAAGATCGCCACCTTCGTCATCGGCGGCGGCTATGCGATTCTGCCGGTGGCCGAGCGGGAGTTTGCCGAGAAGCGCGGCTGGATCAAGGATGAAGAGCTGTTGGATATGCTGGCGATCGTCCAGACGGTGCCGGGGATCATCGCCGGCAATACGGCGATTTACATCGGGTACCGGGTGGCCGGTTTCTGGGGCGCGCTCTGTTCGCTCATCGGTATTGCGCTGCCTTCGGTGGTGATCATCACCTTGATTGCGGCGTTTTTCTCGCGCACCCCGATGGATAACGTCTGGCTGCAGGGGGCTTTCATCGGCGTGCGTGCGGCGATTTGCGGCCTGATGCTTGCGACCGCCTGGAAGATGTGGGGCAAGGTCATGGACGGAGTCGTACCCTATCTGCTCGGATTGGGCGGGGCCGCCGGGATTGTCATGTTCTCGTGGAATCCGGCGCTGGTGATCGTGGCCGCCGCGCTGGTCGGTGCGGCGTATTATCCGGCCTGCTGGTATTGGACCGCCCGCCGGCGGGCGGCAGGGAACGGCGGCGAATGA
- a CDS encoding chromate transporter: MSYLEIYLCFVKLGCLCVGGGNAMLPLFIEEMVNKRGLLTIEQFGNLVSIAQMTPGPIGVNTATYVGYLQGGIPGAVIGTFGLLTPGVLLVIAAVYYIRRWEHNALVQGVLTGIRPASLGLLVAAIVIFSEMSVFSARLPWSWVCDCFTGTIRAFPAVKVRFPALLICVGAAVGLLKTKINVVYFIIGGAVLGALICR, encoded by the coding sequence ATGAGCTATCTGGAGATTTATCTTTGTTTTGTCAAGCTGGGCTGTCTGTGTGTCGGCGGCGGCAATGCGATGCTGCCGTTGTTCATCGAGGAGATGGTCAACAAGCGCGGCTTGCTCACCATCGAACAATTCGGCAACCTGGTGTCGATCGCCCAGATGACGCCCGGCCCGATCGGTGTGAATACCGCAACTTACGTCGGTTATCTGCAGGGCGGTATTCCCGGCGCGGTGATCGGAACTTTCGGACTTTTGACGCCGGGAGTGCTGCTGGTGATCGCGGCGGTCTATTACATCCGCCGCTGGGAGCACAATGCGCTGGTGCAGGGAGTGCTGACCGGCATTCGGCCGGCCTCGCTGGGGCTGCTGGTGGCGGCGATCGTCATTTTTTCGGAAATGTCGGTGTTCAGCGCCCGGCTGCCGTGGTCGTGGGTGTGCGATTGTTTCACCGGCACGATTCGCGCTTTTCCGGCCGTGAAAGTTCGTTTCCCGGCGCTGCTGATCTGCGTCGGCGCGGCGGTCGGTCTGTTGAAAACGAAAATCAATGTGGTGTATTTTATCATCGGCGGCGCGGTGCTGGGGGCGCTGATCTGCCGGTGA
- a CDS encoding sugar phosphate isomerase/epimerase → MKITYGISLYDYIEIPAGELVAILRENRVEALEFFHGMFAQGDILETLELFRQLVFSGSVVRTSWHMPFCCGYDLSTVPENYWNQERLNFASQLGLARLLNAGIAVFHSSLEPILNYERTRKIGNVIANCEALAPVLKANRVKGALELLPRSCIGNTVEELQYIIERLDPEVYGVCLDLNHCMDRYRELPDAIRALGGRLLELHVSDYDGVDEKHWVPGEGVNDWPAIMAALKEIDYDGQFVYETRSKGGTVRDRIGKLTENYRWLSTLSK, encoded by the coding sequence ATGAAGATCACGTATGGGATTTCCCTCTATGACTACATCGAAATTCCGGCGGGAGAGCTGGTGGCGATCTTGCGGGAAAACCGGGTGGAAGCGCTGGAATTCTTTCACGGGATGTTTGCACAGGGCGACATCCTGGAGACGCTGGAGTTGTTCCGGCAACTGGTCTTTTCCGGATCGGTCGTCAGAACCAGTTGGCATATGCCGTTCTGCTGCGGGTATGATTTGTCGACGGTGCCGGAGAATTACTGGAACCAGGAACGGCTCAACTTCGCCAGCCAGCTCGGGCTGGCCCGGCTGCTGAATGCCGGAATCGCGGTATTTCATTCCAGTTTGGAGCCGATTCTCAATTACGAACGAACCCGGAAGATCGGCAATGTGATCGCCAATTGCGAAGCGCTGGCGCCGGTGTTGAAGGCGAACCGGGTCAAGGGTGCCTTGGAGCTGCTGCCGCGCAGTTGCATCGGCAACACGGTCGAGGAACTGCAGTATATCATCGAGCGGCTCGACCCGGAGGTCTATGGAGTTTGTTTGGATTTGAATCATTGCATGGATCGTTACCGGGAACTGCCGGATGCCATTCGCGCGTTGGGCGGCCGGCTGCTGGAGCTGCACGTTTCGGATTACGACGGCGTCGATGAAAAGCACTGGGTGCCGGGGGAAGGCGTCAACGACTGGCCGGCGATCATGGCGGCGTTGAAGGAGATCGATTATGACGGCCAGTTTGTTTACGAAACCCGCTCGAAAGGCGGTACGGTACGGGACCGCATTGGAAAATTAACCGAAAATTATCGTTGGCTCAGTACATTATCGAAGTGA
- a CDS encoding calcium-translocating P-type ATPase, PMCA-type produces MQEREVTGSTRFQGLSAAQVADSRREHGSNVLNPPARQVWWKQFLGKFDDPVIRILIIAAVVAMGTGELIEGAGILVAIFLATGLAFLNEFKAEKEFDILNKVNDDVPVKVIRDGRFQVIPKKEVVVGDVAFIELGEECPADGRVLDAVNLQLDQSRLTGESDPVAKLPFDSPEIAADDGDTYPAYLVLRGTPVVDGYGYIEVTAVGAGTEIGRTALAASEETDGDTPLSRQLKKLGKLIGVIGFGVATVTFAALVVRGVALKTLTQSAAQWSVSAILLAAIVVALARVWLPVCFDGWELWKGRDAAPGWLKKGAARGWGLMVALGAGIAALGLAILWIGGVLPASPAGWINAAALPHFINFFMIAVTLIVVAVPEGLAMSVTLSLAYSMRKMTAANNLVRKMHACETIGAATVICTDKTGTLTMNRMTVMTAEFAALQGKTPENALNFVAVAMAANSSANLSRAGDGRATAVGNPTEGALLLWLEKQDIDYEPVRESFRILHQWTFSTERKFMATKGIRHGEQTELLLVKGAPEIILNRCVAIEHADAVAELTDAERQDILRRLLEFQQRGMRTLGFAWKENPAAGDELADVAVGLTWQGFVAIADPVRPDVPAAVQACYDAGIKVKMVTGDNPETAREIGRQIHLWDDREAGEGEIITGAEFAALPDGEAVAAAVKLKIMARARPNDKLKLVKALKSAGEIVAVTGDGTNDAPAMNYADVGIAMGKTGTAIAKEAADIILLDDSFGSIVNAVMWGRSLYRNIQRFILFQLTVNVVALSIAMLGPFIGIEFPLTVIQMLWVNLIMDTFAALALATEPPSREVMNLPPRRNDAFIVTPGMWRGIFGVSAIFLLMLVGLLSWMDCRDYENDRYWQSIFFSLFVFLQFWNMFNAKCYGSCRSIFSRLFDNRAFLLIAGGILVGQVILVEIGGEVFRTTPLGWKEWLAVIGASSVILWCGEAVRFGGRLKRRKTGRSA; encoded by the coding sequence ATGCAGGAACGCGAAGTGACCGGTTCCACCCGGTTTCAGGGGTTGTCCGCCGCTCAGGTCGCGGACAGCCGTCGGGAACATGGCAGCAATGTTTTGAATCCGCCCGCCCGCCAGGTGTGGTGGAAGCAATTTCTGGGAAAATTCGACGATCCGGTCATCCGGATTTTAATCATCGCCGCCGTCGTGGCGATGGGCACCGGCGAGCTTATCGAAGGCGCCGGAATTCTGGTCGCGATTTTTCTGGCCACCGGACTGGCTTTCCTCAATGAATTCAAGGCGGAAAAAGAGTTTGACATCCTGAACAAAGTCAATGATGACGTGCCGGTCAAAGTGATCCGCGACGGCCGCTTCCAGGTGATTCCGAAAAAAGAAGTGGTCGTCGGCGATGTGGCGTTCATCGAATTGGGCGAGGAGTGCCCGGCCGACGGCAGGGTGCTGGACGCGGTCAATCTGCAACTCGATCAATCCCGGTTGACCGGGGAATCCGATCCGGTCGCCAAGCTGCCGTTCGACAGTCCGGAAATCGCGGCTGACGACGGCGATACTTATCCGGCTTATCTGGTGTTGCGCGGCACCCCGGTGGTCGACGGTTACGGTTATATCGAAGTGACCGCCGTCGGGGCCGGCACCGAAATCGGCCGCACGGCGCTGGCGGCCTCCGAAGAGACCGACGGCGATACGCCGTTGAGCCGACAGTTGAAAAAATTGGGCAAATTGATCGGGGTGATCGGCTTCGGGGTCGCGACGGTGACTTTTGCCGCCTTGGTCGTTCGCGGCGTGGCGTTGAAAACGTTGACGCAGAGCGCCGCCCAGTGGAGCGTTTCCGCCATTCTGCTGGCGGCGATCGTCGTCGCGCTGGCGCGGGTTTGGCTGCCGGTCTGTTTTGACGGCTGGGAGTTGTGGAAAGGCCGCGACGCGGCGCCGGGCTGGTTGAAGAAAGGAGCGGCGCGCGGCTGGGGACTGATGGTGGCGTTGGGCGCCGGCATTGCCGCGCTCGGTCTGGCAATCCTCTGGATTGGCGGCGTTCTGCCGGCGTCCCCGGCCGGCTGGATCAACGCGGCGGCGCTGCCGCACTTCATCAATTTCTTCATGATTGCGGTGACGCTGATCGTCGTCGCCGTGCCGGAAGGGCTGGCGATGAGCGTGACGCTCAGCCTGGCTTACAGCATGCGCAAGATGACCGCCGCCAACAATCTGGTCCGCAAAATGCACGCGTGCGAGACGATCGGTGCGGCGACGGTGATCTGTACGGACAAAACCGGCACTTTGACGATGAACCGGATGACGGTGATGACGGCGGAATTCGCGGCTCTGCAGGGGAAAACGCCGGAGAACGCGTTGAACTTTGTCGCCGTTGCGATGGCGGCCAACTCCAGCGCCAATCTGTCGCGCGCCGGGGATGGCCGGGCGACGGCGGTCGGCAACCCGACCGAAGGCGCGTTGCTGTTGTGGCTGGAAAAGCAGGACATTGATTATGAACCGGTGCGGGAGTCGTTCCGGATTCTGCACCAATGGACTTTTTCGACCGAGCGGAAATTCATGGCGACCAAGGGAATTCGTCATGGGGAGCAAACGGAACTGCTGCTGGTCAAAGGAGCGCCGGAAATCATCCTGAACCGTTGCGTGGCGATCGAACACGCCGATGCTGTGGCGGAGTTGACGGACGCCGAGCGGCAGGATATCCTTCGCCGGCTGCTGGAATTCCAGCAGCGCGGCATGCGGACCCTGGGATTTGCCTGGAAGGAGAATCCGGCGGCCGGCGATGAACTTGCCGACGTGGCGGTTGGCTTGACCTGGCAGGGGTTTGTCGCCATTGCCGACCCGGTCCGGCCGGATGTGCCGGCGGCAGTCCAGGCCTGTTACGACGCCGGCATCAAGGTGAAGATGGTTACCGGCGACAATCCGGAAACCGCCCGGGAAATCGGCCGCCAGATTCACCTGTGGGATGACCGGGAAGCCGGCGAGGGCGAAATCATCACCGGAGCCGAATTCGCCGCGCTGCCCGACGGGGAGGCGGTGGCCGCCGCGGTGAAATTGAAGATCATGGCCCGGGCCCGGCCGAACGACAAGTTGAAACTGGTCAAAGCGTTGAAGAGCGCCGGCGAGATCGTCGCCGTCACCGGCGACGGCACCAACGACGCTCCGGCGATGAATTATGCCGACGTCGGCATCGCGATGGGCAAAACCGGTACGGCGATCGCCAAGGAGGCGGCCGACATCATTTTGCTGGACGACTCGTTCGGCAGTATTGTCAATGCGGTGATGTGGGGGCGTTCGCTCTACCGCAACATCCAGCGCTTCATTCTCTTTCAATTGACCGTCAACGTCGTGGCGTTGTCGATTGCCATGCTGGGGCCGTTCATCGGCATCGAATTTCCGTTGACGGTCATCCAGATGCTGTGGGTCAATCTGATCATGGATACCTTTGCCGCGCTGGCGCTGGCGACGGAGCCGCCGAGCCGCGAGGTGATGAATCTGCCGCCGCGGCGGAACGACGCTTTTATCGTCACGCCGGGCATGTGGCGGGGTATTTTTGGGGTGTCGGCGATTTTTCTGCTGATGCTAGTCGGTCTGTTGAGCTGGATGGATTGCCGGGATTATGAAAATGACCGGTACTGGCAATCGATTTTCTTCAGCTTGTTCGTCTTTCTGCAATTCTGGAATATGTTCAATGCCAAATGTTACGGCAGCTGCCGGTCGATTTTCAGCCGTTTGTTCGACAACCGGGCCTTTCTGCTGATCGCCGGCGGTATTCTGGTCGGCCAGGTCATTCTGGTGGAAATCGGCGGCGAGGTGTTCCGGACGACGCCGCTGGGCTGGAAAGAGTGGCTGGCGGTGATCGGCGCTTCTTCGGTGATCCTGTGGTGCGGCGAAGCGGTGCGGTTCGGCGGCCGGCTGAAACGGCGAAAGACGGGACGGAGCGCATGA
- a CDS encoding Na+/H+ antiporter NhaC family protein encodes MDITDYSFTRPPQARALIPFGVFLLFYFGVSLATGDFYKVPMPVAFLVASATALVMNHKASLRSKVELFAHGMGNVDIMSMCLIFILAGAFANTARMMGAVDGTVHLAIAMIPGKWLLPGLFLVGCFISLAIGTSVGTVVALAPIAMGLTQSLDVSPGLCLGVVVGGAMFGDNLSMISDTTIAATRTQGVEMREKFRANLKIALAAAVLTLVIYLFLSPKVTQPLPSDQAGSVWALLPYLSVLVLALFGVNVMAVLLVGTALAGAIGIGNGSFSAWGFLDAMGKGVLGMSETLIVALLAGGLLKVIRYNGGISYLLNAIERRIHNRQGCELGIAGLVAVVNVFTANNTVAIVVAGPIARDLSDRFGVEPKRSASILDATSCVVQGILPYGAQILAAAGIAGSTLVSPLDIMRYMFYPYLLAVCLLAAILFDFKLLFKRVKDEGK; translated from the coding sequence ATGGATATTACCGATTATTCGTTTACCCGGCCGCCGCAGGCCAGGGCATTGATCCCTTTCGGGGTTTTTCTGTTGTTTTATTTCGGTGTGTCGCTGGCGACCGGCGACTTTTACAAAGTGCCGATGCCGGTCGCCTTCCTGGTGGCTTCCGCGACGGCGCTGGTGATGAATCACAAGGCATCGTTGCGCAGCAAAGTCGAACTGTTCGCCCACGGCATGGGCAATGTCGACATCATGTCGATGTGCTTGATCTTTATTCTGGCCGGCGCATTTGCCAACACCGCCAGAATGATGGGCGCGGTGGACGGCACCGTCCACCTGGCCATCGCGATGATTCCGGGCAAATGGCTGCTGCCGGGGCTGTTCCTGGTCGGCTGCTTCATTTCGCTGGCGATCGGTACATCGGTCGGTACCGTGGTGGCGTTGGCGCCGATCGCGATGGGCTTGACCCAGAGTCTCGATGTTTCTCCCGGCCTTTGCCTCGGCGTGGTGGTCGGCGGGGCGATGTTCGGCGACAATCTGTCGATGATTTCCGATACGACGATTGCGGCGACCCGGACGCAGGGGGTGGAAATGCGGGAAAAATTCCGGGCCAATTTGAAAATCGCCCTGGCGGCCGCTGTGCTGACTCTGGTCATCTATCTGTTCCTGTCGCCGAAGGTGACGCAGCCGCTGCCGTCGGACCAGGCCGGTTCGGTTTGGGCGTTGCTGCCGTATCTGTCGGTGCTGGTGCTGGCGCTCTTCGGCGTCAACGTCATGGCGGTATTGCTGGTGGGGACGGCACTGGCCGGCGCCATCGGCATCGGCAACGGCAGTTTTTCGGCATGGGGGTTCCTGGACGCGATGGGGAAGGGCGTGCTCGGCATGTCGGAAACTTTGATCGTCGCGTTGCTGGCCGGCGGGCTGTTGAAGGTCATCCGCTACAACGGCGGCATCAGTTATCTCCTGAATGCCATCGAACGCCGGATTCACAACCGGCAGGGCTGTGAACTGGGCATTGCCGGCCTGGTTGCTGTCGTCAACGTTTTTACCGCCAACAACACGGTGGCGATCGTCGTCGCCGGACCGATTGCCAGGGACCTTTCCGATCGTTTCGGCGTCGAACCGAAGCGTTCGGCCAGCATTCTGGATGCGACCAGTTGCGTCGTTCAGGGAATTCTGCCGTATGGCGCGCAGATCCTGGCCGCCGCCGGCATCGCCGGCAGCACCCTGGTCAGCCCGCTGGATATCATGCGGTATATGTTCTATCCGTATCTGCTGGCGGTTTGTCTGCTGGCGGCGATTCTGTTCGATTTCAAATTGCTGTTCAAACGAGTGAAGGATGAAGGAAAATGA
- a CDS encoding AraC family transcriptional regulator has product MLLQPHIIAAGVYRQPEKACQTIPCRWLVFYVRGVVRDYVYGPDGKLKNIFSADAGARLSLAFPGMKTDFEYGPERENWVVMLDWEALGFDAASHCFRIDTPSGPLPVPAELAIAPDEIPTLRMAFKRLTDYIHSSLPRHLAAADLLLAGLLARFLEEPEVDTPAARLRRLIDADEQWHHSLEELSRQAGGSRDHLRRLFFERYRITPGEYRIQKRLKKILHLFAYSDLSLKEIAFAAGMRNVTHLNALIRQHCGKTPTAVRRRYRS; this is encoded by the coding sequence ATGTTGCTCCAGCCTCATATTATCGCCGCCGGCGTCTACCGGCAGCCGGAGAAAGCCTGCCAGACCATCCCCTGCCGCTGGCTGGTTTTTTATGTCAGGGGGGTGGTTCGCGATTATGTCTACGGGCCGGACGGCAAATTGAAAAATATTTTTTCCGCCGATGCCGGCGCCCGGCTCTCGCTGGCTTTCCCCGGCATGAAAACCGACTTCGAATACGGTCCGGAACGGGAAAATTGGGTCGTGATGCTGGATTGGGAGGCGCTGGGCTTCGACGCGGCGTCGCACTGTTTCCGAATCGATACGCCGAGCGGGCCGCTGCCGGTTCCCGCCGAACTCGCCATCGCACCGGATGAAATTCCAACGCTGCGCATGGCCTTTAAGCGGCTGACCGACTACATTCACAGTTCGCTGCCGCGTCATCTGGCGGCAGCCGATCTGCTGCTGGCCGGTTTGCTGGCCCGCTTCCTGGAAGAACCGGAGGTGGATACGCCGGCCGCCCGGCTGCGGCGGCTGATCGACGCCGACGAACAGTGGCACCATTCACTGGAAGAATTGAGCAGGCAGGCGGGCGGCAGCCGCGACCATCTGCGCCGCCTCTTTTTCGAACGTTACCGGATCACCCCCGGCGAATACCGGATTCAGAAGCGGCTGAAAAAAATCCTTCACCTTTTCGCTTACAGTGATTTGAGCTTGAAGGAGATCGCCTTCGCCGCCGGCATGCGCAATGTCACCCATCTGAATGCGCTGATCCGCCAGCATTGCGGTAAAACGCCGACTGCAGTACGCCGTCGTTATCGCAGTTGA
- a CDS encoding Gfo/Idh/MocA family protein: MNDKREETTISRLQCGTIKTECEIMAGKIRVGVFGAGRGAYLGTTVEPAGMELVAICDLFEPLLAQAKRTLKNSAVTFYTDYGKFLEHDLDAVIVANYATEHAPAAIRALQAGKHVLSECMAVFTPAEAVALVEAVETSGKVYMFAENYPFAAANLEMRRLYQSGELGEFQYGEGEYIHPIPLSESVGLCSGPSHWRAWLPITYYCTHSMGPVMLITGTRPTQVGGFVVPYDEHDPRRTEQINKMDTASILMCRMDNGGWAKIIPWAFLRDHGNRVRICCSRGSMECNQAEDGLLRVRREPFDFPDAKASTEFYRPRFPAEFASAAGFSHGGGDFFTGYYFAKAIRENSRPIIDVYMALDMTLIGIQGYRSALAGGMPMPIPDFRDQAVRDAYRHDDWNPDPARPCRDKPSASIRGDIAVSPETERHFMDLRRDYEKSLAE, encoded by the coding sequence ATGAATGACAAGCGGGAAGAAACGACGATTTCCCGTCTGCAATGCGGAACCATAAAAACGGAGTGTGAAATCATGGCAGGAAAAATCAGGGTTGGCGTTTTCGGCGCCGGTCGCGGGGCATATCTGGGTACCACCGTTGAACCGGCCGGCATGGAGCTGGTGGCGATTTGCGATCTCTTCGAACCGTTGCTGGCGCAGGCGAAGCGGACGTTGAAAAACAGTGCTGTAACTTTCTACACCGACTACGGTAAATTTCTCGAGCATGACCTCGATGCGGTGATCGTCGCCAATTATGCCACCGAACACGCGCCGGCGGCGATTCGGGCCTTGCAGGCCGGCAAGCATGTCTTGAGCGAATGCATGGCGGTTTTCACGCCGGCGGAAGCCGTCGCGCTGGTCGAAGCGGTAGAGACTTCCGGCAAGGTTTACATGTTTGCCGAAAATTATCCGTTTGCCGCGGCCAACCTGGAAATGCGACGGCTTTACCAGTCCGGCGAACTGGGTGAATTCCAATATGGCGAAGGAGAATACATTCACCCGATCCCGTTGTCGGAATCCGTCGGCCTGTGCTCCGGGCCGTCGCATTGGCGCGCCTGGCTGCCGATCACTTATTATTGCACCCATTCGATGGGACCGGTGATGTTGATTACCGGCACCCGGCCGACCCAGGTCGGCGGTTTCGTCGTTCCCTATGATGAGCACGATCCCCGCCGGACCGAACAGATCAACAAAATGGATACGGCGAGCATCCTGATGTGCCGGATGGACAACGGCGGCTGGGCCAAGATCATCCCGTGGGCCTTTCTGCGCGATCACGGCAACCGGGTGCGCATCTGCTGCAGCCGGGGTTCGATGGAGTGCAACCAGGCCGAGGACGGTTTGCTCCGGGTCCGGCGCGAACCGTTTGATTTTCCGGACGCGAAAGCGAGCACCGAATTTTACCGGCCGCGGTTTCCGGCCGAATTCGCTTCGGCGGCCGGGTTTTCGCACGGCGGCGGGGATTTTTTCACCGGTTACTATTTCGCCAAGGCGATTCGGGAGAACAGCCGGCCGATCATCGACGTCTATATGGCGCTCGATATGACTCTGATCGGCATCCAGGGGTACCGTTCGGCGCTGGCCGGCGGCATGCCGATGCCGATTCCGGATTTCCGCGACCAGGCGGTACGGGACGCCTACCGGCATGACGACTGGAATCCGGACCCGGCCCGGCCGTGCCGCGACAAGCCGTCGGCAAGCATCCGGGGCGACATCGCCGTTTCGCCGGAAACGGAACGGCATTTCATGGACTTGCGCCGCGACTATGAAAAGTCATTGGCGGAATGA